A window of the Lactuca sativa cultivar Salinas chromosome 5, Lsat_Salinas_v11, whole genome shotgun sequence genome harbors these coding sequences:
- the LOC111910362 gene encoding 17.4 kDa class III heat shock protein: MSRVAISSPGDLDFGGLVSHLLDVPDGIGKIIFPSSRSHHGNGESEGNIAVDILETPKELVMYMDVPGLSKSDIQVTVEEEKLLVVRSNGKRKREENEEEGGCKYLRLERRPPRKLMRKFRLPENCNMSAITAKCENGVLTVTVEKIPPPPKSRTVEVAIA, encoded by the exons ATGAGCAGGGTTGCGATTTCTTCTCCAGGAGATCTGGATTTTGGTGGTTTAGTGAGCCATCTACTGGACGTCCCTGACGGAATTGGGAAGATAATCTTCCCTTCTTCTCGTTCTCATCACGGAAATGGCGAATCGGAAGGCAACATTGCGGTGGATATACTGGAGACACCCAAGGAACTGGTTATGTACATGGATGTCCCTGGTTTATCCAAATCCGACATCCAG GTGACGGTGGAGGAGGAGAAATTACTGGTAGTGAGAAGCAATGGGAAGAGGAAGCGTGAGGAGAATGAGGAGGAAGGAGGGTGCAAGTACCTGAGACTGGAAAGGAGACCTCCTCGGAAGCTGATGAGGAAATTCCGGCTACCTGAGAACTGTAACATGTCGGCCATCACCGCCAAGTGCGAAAACGGGGTGTTGACAGTGACGGTGGAGAAGATCCCTCCGCCACCCAAATCCAGGACTGTTGAAGTAGCAATTGCTTGA
- the LOC111910363 gene encoding protein SLOW WALKER 2 → MPISKQKKKSSPATTVSKDNDADLLQSEIANFASSLGLSSSVPSTGFDDSDFRKRAPIKKNPKVDIKKNDDKFKDNNNKKNTDKFKNSNKKEKEEPPNPQPKPKAQIHFSVDNSKMFDKFKNLPKLPLIKASSLGVWYDDAAELEEKLIGSGVNKKKVEFKNVEEWKGLVEKKKELAERLLAQYVHDYELSRGQSGDIKMVLATQRSGTVTDKVSAFSVLVGDNPIANIKSIDALVTMVTSKVGKRYAFTGFEALKEMFISSLLPDRKLRTLFQQPLNHLPDSKDGNSLLLFWHWEECLKQRYERYIFALEEASRDVLATLKDKALKTIYALLKSKSEQERRLLSALVNKLGDPENKAASNADYLLSKLLSDHPNMKAVVVDEVDNFLFRPHLVLRAKYHGVNFLSQIRLSHIGDGPKVAKRLVDVYFALFKVLISEAGGKTKEKKTKEDYKKPKDKDAKKDEDPHVEMDSRLLSALLTGVNRAFPFVASNEADDIVESQTPMLFQLVHSKNFNVGVQALMLLDKISSKNQIVSDRFYRALYSKLLLPSAMNSSKEEMFIGLLLRAMKNDLNLKRVSAFAKRLLQVSLQQPPQYACACIFLLSEVLKSKPPLWNMVLQNELADEELEHFEDIVEEQDKPGGSGDAVLSNNGVHDDDDDDDNDMPEDQGGSPAASSDDDLDKDDDLLGFGGLTKLRESQRKSGDDKSQPRVQTLPGGYDPRHREPTYSNAERVGWWELMVLASHVHPSVSTMAKTLLSGANIVYNGNPLNDLSLVAFLDKFMEKKPKERNWHGGSQIEPAKQLDMSKPLIGADILQLDEMDVAPEDVVFHRFYMNKMNSTKKPKKKKKKGAEDEAAEDLIGEDGEEEDEMEDESDNEEIEAILDSTNSALNADGEYDYDDLDEIVDGDDEDLVGGDSDDEGMEFPTDIEEEDDDDEGGDVDVDIGDAEDGSDDEEDVFEVKPKKRKAGASPFASLEDYEHLLEDDDDDDEDNGKDTKKQKKSKKAKGSKPKRKKKASNE, encoded by the exons CTAAAGTTGACATCAAGAAGAACGATGACAAATTTAAAgacaacaataacaagaagaaCACCGATAAATTTAAAAACAGTAACAAGAAAGAGAAGGAAGAGCCTCCCAATCCACAGCCTAAGCCCAAGGCTCAAATACACTTCTCTGTTGATAATTCAAAAATGTTCGATAAATTCAAGAATCTTCCAAAACTCCCTCTGATAAAGGCAAGTTCTTTGGGGGTTTGGTACGATGACGCAGCTGAGCTGGAAGAAAAGCTGATTGGAAGCGGAGTGAATAAAAAGAAAGTTGAGTTTAAAAACGTGGAAGAATGGAAGGGTTTggtggagaagaagaaggagcttgcaGAGAGGTTGTTGGCGCAGTACGTACACGATTACGAGTTGTCCAGGGGACAGAGTGGGGATATTAAGATGGTATTGGCTACACAGAGGTCCGGGACTGTGACTGATAAAGTGTCGGCATTCTCAGTTCTTGTTGGGGACAATCCAATTGCTAACATCAAGTCAATTGATGCACTTGTAACTATGGTTACTTCAAAAGTTGGTAAACGTTATGCCTTTACAGGATTTGAAGCACTGAAAGAAATGTTCATATCAAG TCTATTACCTGATCGCAAGCTGAGGACACTTTTTCAACAGCCTTTGAATCATCTTCCTGATTCAAAGGATGGCAATTCGCTTCTACTATTCTGGCATTGGGAGGAATGCCTAAAACAGAG GTATGAGCGCTATATATTTGCACTTGAAGAAGCTTCTAGAGATGTGCTAGCTACACTTAAGGATAAAGCATTGAAG ACAATTTATGCATTACTGAAGAGCAAATCAGAGCAAGAGCGCCGATTGCTCTCTGCACTTGTAAACAAG TTAGGGGATCCTGAAAATAAGGCTGCATCTAATGCTGATTATCTCTTGTCAAAGCTTTTGTCAGATCATCCAAATATGAAG GCAGTTGTGGTTGATGAAGTAGATAATTTTCTTTTTAGACCTCATTTGGTTTTGCGAGCCAAGTACCATGGT GTTAACTTTTTGAGCCAGATCCGTCTAAGTCACATAGGTGATGGGCCAAAAGTGGCAAAACGATTAGTAGATGTATATTTTGCTTTATTTAAG GTGCTTATATCTGAGGCTGGTGGCAAAACCAAGGAGAAGAAGACCAAAGAAGATTATAAAAAACCCAAAGACAAGGATGCTAAAAAGGATGAAGATCCTCATGTGGAAATGGATTCAAGATTATTATCAGCTCTTTTAACA GGAGTCAATAGGGCTTTCCCTTTTGTTGCAAGCAATGAAGCAGATGACATTGTTGAATCCCAGACTCCAATGCTCTTTCAGCTG GTTCACTCAAAGAACTTTAATGTTGGAGTTCAAGCATTGATGCTTCTTGATAAGATCTCATCAAAAAATCAAATTGTTAGTGACCGATTTTATCGTGCCTTGTATTCCAAGCTATTACTTCCTTCTGCAATGAACAGCTCCAAG GAAGAAATGTTCATTGGTCTTCTTTTACGAGCTATGAAAAACGATCTTAATTTGAAAAGGGTTTCTGCCTTTGCAAAACGTTTGTTGCAG GTTTCTTTACAGCAGCCACCTCAATATGCTTGTGCATGCATCTTTCTTCTTTCTGAAGTTCTTAAATCAAAGCCACCTCTATG gaacatggTGCTTCAGAATGAGTTGGCTGATGAAGAACTTGAACATTTTGAAGACATAGTTGAAGAACAAGATAAACCAGGTGGTTCTGGTGATGCTGTTCTTAGCAACAATGGTgttcatgatgatgatgatgatgatgataatgacaTGCCAGAGGATCAAGGCGGGTCTCCAGCAGCCAGTTCTGATGATGATTTGGATAAAGATGATGACTTGCTTGGATTTGGAGGTTTGACCAAGCTCCGTGAAAGTCAAAGGAAATCTGGTGATGATAAAAGTCAACCACGAGTACAAACATTGCCTGGGGGATACGACCCTCGACACAGAGAACCTACTTATAG CAATGCAGAGCGTGTAGGGTGGTGGGAGTTAATGGTGTTAGCTTCACATGTACATCCATCAGTATCCACCATGGCAAAAACCCTTCTCTCAGGTGCCAATATTGTCTACAATGGAAACCCATTAAATGATCTTTCACTTGTGGCTTTCTTGGACAAATTCATGGAGAAAAAACCAAAAGAAAGAAACTGGCATGGTGGTTCTCAGATCGAACCTGCAAAACAGCTTGACATGAGCAAGCCATTGATTGGAGCAGATATATTACAGTTGGATGAAATGGATGTAGCTCCAGAAGATGTTGTGTTCCATAGATTTTACATGAACAAGATGAACTCCACAAAGAAGccgaaaaagaagaagaagaagggggcgGAGGATGAGGCGGCAGAGGACTTGATAGGTGAAGAtggggaagaagaagatgaaatgGAGGATGAGAGTGACAATGAAGAGATTGAAGCTATATTGGATTCGACTAATTCTGCTTTGAATGCAGATGGTGAGTATGATTATGATGATTTGGATGAGATTGTTGATGGAGATGATGAGGATTTGGTTGGGGGTGATAGTGATGATGAAGGAATGGAGTTTCCAACAGatattgaagaagaagatgatgatgatgagggtgGTGATGTTGATGTTGATATTGGGGATGCAGAAGATGGAAGTGATGATGAAGAGGATGTGTTTGAGGTTAAACCGAAGAAAAGGAAGGCTGGTGCATCGCCTTTTGCAAGTCTTGAAGATTATGAGCATTTGttggaagatgatgatgatgatgatgaagataatgGTAAGGACACCAAGAAACAAAAGAAATCTAAGAAGGCTAAAGGGTCCAAACCCAAGAGGAAGAAGAAAGCATCCAATGAGTAA